The following proteins are encoded in a genomic region of uncultured Vibrio sp.:
- a CDS encoding NupC/NupG family nucleoside CNT transporter produces MSLFMSLVGMLVLLAIALAFSSNRKAINFRTVGGAFAIQFALGAFVLYVPWGRDLLNGFSSGVSNVINYGNDGSSFLFGGLVSNKMFEVFGGGGFIFAFRVLPTLIFFSALISVLYYIGVMQWVIKILGGALQKALGTSRAESMSAAANIFVGQTEAPLVVRPFVPKMTQSELFAVMCGGLASVAGGVLAGYASMGVPLEYLVAASFMAAPGGLLFAKILHPETDQPHESIEEAMDGGDDKPVNVIDAAAGGAASGLQLALNVGAMLIAFVGLIALVNGMLGGIGAWFGMPELTLELILGYAFSPLAFLIGVPWAEAVTAGSFIGQKIVVNEFVAYLNFTPYIGENAQVIAATGEVMSEKTTAIISFALCGFANLSSIAILLGGLGGLAPSRRPDIARMGVKAVLAGTLSNLMAATIAGFCLSLAAL; encoded by the coding sequence ATGAGCCTGTTTATGAGCCTGGTTGGTATGCTTGTGCTACTTGCGATTGCATTAGCATTTTCATCTAACCGTAAAGCTATCAACTTTAGAACTGTGGGTGGTGCATTCGCTATCCAATTCGCATTAGGTGCATTTGTTCTTTATGTACCTTGGGGCCGTGATCTACTGAACGGTTTCTCTAGTGGTGTATCTAACGTTATCAACTACGGTAACGATGGTTCATCATTCCTATTCGGTGGTCTTGTTTCTAACAAGATGTTCGAAGTATTCGGTGGCGGTGGTTTCATCTTCGCATTCCGTGTTCTTCCTACACTGATCTTCTTCTCTGCTCTGATCTCAGTTCTGTACTACATTGGCGTTATGCAATGGGTTATCAAGATTCTTGGTGGCGCACTACAGAAAGCACTTGGTACTTCTCGTGCAGAATCAATGTCAGCAGCAGCTAACATTTTCGTAGGTCAAACTGAAGCCCCACTTGTGGTTCGTCCATTCGTTCCAAAAATGACTCAATCAGAGCTATTCGCGGTAATGTGTGGTGGTCTGGCTTCTGTTGCCGGTGGTGTACTAGCTGGTTACGCATCAATGGGTGTACCTCTGGAATACCTAGTTGCAGCATCATTTATGGCAGCACCTGGTGGTCTACTATTCGCTAAAATTCTTCATCCTGAAACTGATCAGCCTCATGAAAGCATCGAAGAAGCAATGGACGGCGGTGACGACAAACCTGTTAACGTAATCGACGCAGCAGCGGGCGGTGCGGCTTCTGGTCTACAACTAGCGCTAAACGTAGGTGCAATGCTAATTGCATTCGTAGGTTTGATTGCTCTTGTCAACGGTATGCTAGGCGGCATCGGTGCTTGGTTCGGTATGCCTGAACTGACTCTAGAACTAATCCTAGGTTACGCGTTCTCTCCACTAGCATTCCTCATCGGTGTTCCATGGGCTGAAGCAGTAACTGCTGGTTCATTCATCGGTCAGAAAATTGTCGTGAACGAATTCGTTGCATACTTGAACTTCACGCCTTACATCGGTGAAAACGCTCAAGTAATCGCAGCAACTGGTGAAGTAATGTCTGAGAAGACTACGGCTATCATCTCATTTGCACTATGTGGCTTCGCGAACCTTTCTTCTATCGCGATCCTACTAGGTGGTCTGGGTGGTCTCGCGCCAAGCCGTCGTCCTGATATCGCTCGCATGGGTGTGAAAGCAGTACTTGCTGGTACTCTATCTAACCTGATGGCAGCGACAATTGCAGGCTTCTGCTTAAGCCTTGCAGCTCTATAA
- a CDS encoding TatD family hydrolase, with amino-acid sequence MKLFDTHCHFDFDEFQDDFEHNLTLAQDIGVSRILIPSVGPSNWSHIQTLAKQYSQLYYALGFHPYFLQQDFEQHVDQLEQYLSEQHPQCVALGECGLDFVIDVPVPLQEKALEIQFELARRFELPVILHSRKAHNRLIQMVKTAKLPKGGVVHAFAGSYQQAMEWVRLGFFIGVGGTITYPRAQKTRDAIQKIALENILIETDAPDMPILGYQGQPNHPANLIHVFNTLVELRRGEKQSIASQLWKNSNFAFSICE; translated from the coding sequence TTGATGAGTTTCAGGATGACTTTGAGCACAACCTGACTCTGGCTCAAGATATTGGGGTCAGCAGAATCCTGATCCCGTCAGTCGGCCCTTCAAACTGGTCACACATTCAAACCTTAGCCAAACAATATTCCCAGTTATATTACGCGCTAGGGTTTCATCCGTATTTTCTTCAACAAGACTTTGAACAACATGTCGATCAACTTGAGCAATATTTATCTGAGCAACATCCCCAGTGTGTAGCTTTGGGTGAATGTGGTTTGGATTTTGTGATCGACGTGCCTGTACCTCTGCAAGAAAAAGCACTTGAGATACAGTTTGAACTCGCCAGACGTTTTGAGCTTCCTGTCATTTTGCATAGCCGAAAAGCACACAATCGACTTATTCAAATGGTCAAAACGGCGAAGCTGCCTAAAGGTGGTGTCGTGCATGCTTTTGCTGGTAGCTACCAGCAAGCAATGGAGTGGGTCAGATTAGGTTTTTTCATCGGTGTGGGCGGAACGATTACTTACCCACGAGCGCAAAAAACCCGCGACGCAATTCAAAAAATAGCGCTTGAAAACATACTAATAGAAACAGATGCTCCAGATATGCCTATACTTGGATATCAGGGGCAGCCAAACCACCCTGCGAACCTCATTCATGTATTTAATACGCTCGTAGAGTTGCGTAGAGGAGAAAAGCAATCGATTGCATCGCAACTGTGGAAAAATAGCAATTTTGCCTTCTCAATATGTGAATAG